A genomic stretch from Malus domestica chromosome 15, GDT2T_hap1 includes:
- the LOC114821699 gene encoding homeobox-leucine zipper protein HAT22-like: MGFDDHACNTGLVLGLGLTSSASQESSNPIKFAKNNIKPSLNSAPTSGAFEPSLTLGLFGEPYHQQMVASNIYKVGNSSQEETVDLYRQAAAASSPHSHSAVSNSFSSGRVVKRERDISSEEVEVDEKVSSRVSDEDEDGSNPRKKLRLTKEQSALLEESFKQHSTLNPKQKQALARQLNLRPRQVEVWFQNRRARTKLKQTEVDCEFLKKCCETLTDENRRLQKELIELKALKLSQPLYMHMPAATLTMCPSCERIGGVGSEGSSKSPFSMAPKPHFYNHFTNPSAAC; the protein is encoded by the exons ATGGGTTTTGATGATCATGCTTGTAACACAGGCCTTGTATTAGGCTTAGGTCTCACATCGTCTGCTTCTCAGGAGAGTTCTAACCCtataaagtttgcaaagaataATATTAAGCCTTCCCTAAATTCTGCTCCAACGAGTGGTGCTTTTGAGCCATCCTTAACTTTAGGTCTTTTTGGTGAGCCGTATCATCAACAAATGGTAGCCTCCAATATTTACAAGGTTGGTAATTCTTCTCAGGAGGAAACAGTTGATTTGTACAGGCAAGCTGCAGCAGCGTCCTCTCCTCACAGTCATAGCGCAGTCTCTAACTCCTTCTCTAGTGGTAGAGTGGtcaagagggagagagacatcAGCAGTGAAGAGGTTGAGGTCGATGAGAAAGTTTCCTCAAGAGTGAGTGATGAAGATGAAGACGGTTCTAATCCTAGAAAGAAGCTTAGGCTCACCAAGGAACAATCTGCTCTCTTAGAGGAAAGCTTCAAACAACATAGCACTCTAAATCCt AAGCAAAAACAAGCTTTAGCCAGGCAGTTAAACTTGAGGCCAAGACAAGTGGAAGTATGGTTCCAAAATAGGAGAGCCAG GACAAAGCTTAAGCAAACTGAGGTAGACTGTGAGTTCTTGAAGAAGTGCTGTGAAACACTAACAGATGAGAACAGGAGGCTACAAAAAGAGCTGATAGAACTCAAGGCACTGAAATTAAGCCAACCTTTGTACATGCACATGCCAGCAGCCACCCTCACTATGTGTCCATCTTGTGAAAGAATCGGAGGTGTGGGTAGCGAGGGATCATCCAAGAGCCCATTTTCTATGGCTCCAAAACCTCACTTTTACAATCACTTTACCAATCCCTCAGCAGCTTgttga